One Hevea brasiliensis isolate MT/VB/25A 57/8 chromosome 5, ASM3005281v1, whole genome shotgun sequence genomic region harbors:
- the LOC110652270 gene encoding uncharacterized protein At5g01610, whose amino-acid sequence MDQILNKVGSYWLGQRANKELNSVGDDVNSLSSSIGGGTKWLVNKIKGKMQKPLPELLKDYDLAVGIFPRDATNYEFNEETGKLTVFIPSICEVGYKDSSVLRFSTTVTGYLEKGKLADVSGIKTKVMVWVKVTCITSDGSKLHFTAGMKKTRNRDAYEVLRDGVSVDKF is encoded by the exons ATGGATCAGATACTGAACAAGGTTGGATCTTATTGGTTGGGCCAGAGGGCCAACAAGGAGCTCAATTCCGTCGGCGATGATGTTAAC TCATTGTCAAGCAGTATTGGAGGAGGAACCAAATGGTTAGTCAACAAAATAAAag GAAAAATGCAAAAGCCATTGCCGGAACTGCTCAAGGACTATGACTTGGCTGTAGGAATCTTCCCTCGAGATGCTACCAACTATGAGTTTAATGAGGAGACGGGAAAACTTACCGTCTTTATTCCCTCGATCTGTGAAGTGGGCTACAAGGATTCATCTGTCTTGCGTTTTTCCACCACTGTAACTGGGTACTTGGAGAAAGGAAAACTAGCTGATGTTTCAGGGATTAAGACTAAGGTGATGGTTTGGGTTAAAGTGACTTGTATCACTTCTGATGGATCGAAGCTCCATTTCACAGCTGGGATGAAGAAAACCAGGAATAGAGATGCATATGAGGTCCTTAGAGATGGAGTGAGTGTAGACAAGTTCTAA
- the LOC110652269 gene encoding uncharacterized protein LOC110652269 has translation MATDASPKYRAADFHHPDIPDISVSHDGLRFWQYMIAGSIAGSVEHMAMFPVDTLKTRMQAFGGSCPPQFIGVRQSLGSILKLEGPAGLYRGIGAMGLGAGPAHAVYFSVYELCKQFFSRGNPNNSMAHAVSGVFATVASDAVFTPMDMVKQRLQLNSSPYKGVGDCVKRVLMEEGAGAFYASYRTTVIMNAPFTAVYFTTYEAAKRALMEVSPESASDERLVVHATAGAAAGALAAAVTTPLDVVKTQLQCQGVCGCYRFSSSSIGNVIKTIVKKDGYHGLMRGWIPRMLFHAPAAAISWSTYEACKNFFQQLHGN, from the exons ATGGCCACCGATGCCTCCCCGAAATATCGGGCTGCCGACTTCCACCACCCCGATATTCCAGATATCTCCGTCTCCCATGATGGCCTTCGTTTCTGGCAATACATGATTGCCGGTTCCATCGCTGGCTCCGTCGAACACATGGCCATGTTTCCCGTTGATACTCTCAAGACTCGCATGCAAGCTTTTGGCGGGTCTTGCCCGCCCCAGTTCATTGGAGTCCGCCAGTCTCTTGGCTCTATCTTGAAACTCGAGGGCCCAGCTGGACTCTATCGCGGTATCGGCGCCATGGGACTCGGAGCTGGACCTGCTCACGCCGTTTACTTCTCCGTGTACGAGCTCTGCAAGCAGTTCTTTTCCCGTGGGAACCCGAATAATTCAATGGCGCACGCCGTCTCCGGCGTTTTCGCGACGGTGGCGAGCGATGCGGTGTTCACGCCGATGGACATGGTGAAGCAGAGGCTGCAGCTGAATAGCAGTCCGTACAAGGGAGTTGGGGATTGCGTCAAGAGAGTATTGATGGAGGAGGGAGCAGGGGCGTTCTACGCGTCGTATAGGACTACGGTAATTATGAATGCGCCGTTTACGGCCGTTTACTTTACGACTTATGAAGCGGCGAAGAGGGCGTTGATGGAGGTGTCCCCGGAGAGTGCTAGTGACGAGCGGCTGGTGGTTCATGCCACAGCTGGTGCAGCTGCTGGGGCCTTGGCTGCTGCTGTTACTACCCCGCTTGATGTGGTGAAAACGCAGTTACAGTGCCAG GGAGTTTGTGGGTGTTATAGATTTTCCAGTAGCTCAATTGGGAATGtgattaaaaccatagttaagaaGGATGGTTACCATGGGCTTATGAGGGGATGGATCCCCAGGATGCTCTTCCATGCTCCTGCTGCTGCCATTAGCTGGTCCACCTATGAAGCCTGCAAAAACTTCTTTCAACAACTGCATGGCAACTGA